The DNA segment GCTGTCCGCAGGATGAGCATGGCCTGGTCGCCTTCGGCCATGCCCGAGATGTCCAGCACCTTCTCCCAGGGCACGCCCCGCGCCCACATGTACAGGGTCAACGCGGGCAGAAAATATAGGTCCGGGGCGTCAAAGCCGCTACGCAAGAGTTCAATTAAAAACGGATTCAGGCCCTGTTCAATCTGTTTGAACCGACTTAAAAGGGGTTTGGGGATCTCCGATGGTGGAATCGATTCATCATCGGTTTCCCGCTCATTGACAAATGAGGCCATGATGCCGGCCAGAATCGCCGGATCGGTATTCGGAAACAGCCCCAGACGGAAGCCCTCAGCTACCATCAGGGGGTGATCGATCCTGAGCTGCGAGGCCCACCGGCCATCCGCCGTGAGGCGGTCATCTTCTGTAACGTATTCTTTTTCTTTTAAAAAGTCAAGGTGCCGGAGGAACTCACGCCAGAGGATATCCGGATCGTCGCCGAAGATCCGGCGGAACTTTTTTTTGCGGCCCTTGGTGGTCAGCAGATAGGTGGCAAAGGACTTCTCCAATAGCAGCTTGGCCTCCCCCGGTGTGTGGGACAGCATCAGGTTTAAGACCATGGAGAAGTTGATTTTGATCTGGCTGTACACATCGGATGCCGGCGCATGGATGAGTTTGGCCACAAGGCGTGTGTCCATGAATTTGCCGGGGATCAATACCGCAAACCCGATATTGTCCATCCCCCGGCGGCCGGCCCGGCCGGTCATCTGATGAAATTCCGTGGGAGTCAGGGGAACAAACTCCCGGCCGTTGAACCGGTCGGAGTTCAAAAATGCGATGGTTCGGGCGGGAAAGTTGACGCCTGCGGCCACGGTGGAGGTGGCAAATACGGCATCCAAAAGGCCCTCGGTCATCAGGGTCTCGATCAAAAGCTTCCAGGCCGGAAGCTGGCCGCTGTGATGGGCGGCCACCCCCACGTATTTTAAATATTTCATTTGCTTGTGATCAGCCATACGGGGGGTGGCGGCGATCAATTCCTCAATCCGGCGCAGGCGCTCTTTTTTTCGCTCAGGATCATCATTGACCGCGGTTTTGGGGCACAGCGCCAGGGCGTTGTCGCAGTCCGCCCGGGATTTTAAAAAGAAAATGGCCGGCAGCAGCCGGTATTTGTTTAAGATCCGAAGGATCTCGCCCATCCTGGGCAGCTGGTTAAACTGGCTGAACCGAGCGGCCTGTTTGTTGTCGATGTATTTTAGGACTTTTTTATAAAGCAGAATATTGGATTTGCGGGATTTCTGCCCGGAAAGCAGCGGAAAAAGCGTGCCGGACGGGTGCATGAACAGGGGGTAGAGCGGCACCGGCCGCTGAGTCTCCTCCACCACATAGCAGGTCCGGCCCCGGATGGACTCCAGCCAGCCGGCGATCCGATCGGCGTTTCCGATGGTGGCGGACAGGAGCAGCATAGGAATTCGCACCGGCAGGTAAATCATGGTTTCTTCCCATACCACGC comes from the Desulfobacterales bacterium genome and includes:
- a CDS encoding DEAD/DEAH box helicase yields the protein MTEPKRSPRRKPNKNKKPTAGKLKPGADGKLKSVFAGIGVPEQKPFQPDPFQEEALEAIQHGDCLVTAPTGAGKTWIAEQVIRRTLDQQGKAWYASPLKALTNSKYSEFSKIFGEANIGILTGDRKENTDAPIIVGTTEILRNQLYDAMHRGEDLDTDFVILDEAHYLGDEDRGVVWEETMIYLPVRIPMLLLSATIGNADRIAGWLESIRGRTCYVVEETQRPVPLYPLFMHPSGTLFPLLSGQKSRKSNILLYKKVLKYIDNKQAARFSQFNQLPRMGEILRILNKYRLLPAIFFLKSRADCDNALALCPKTAVNDDPERKKERLRRIEELIAATPRMADHKQMKYLKYVGVAAHHSGQLPAWKLLIETLMTEGLLDAVFATSTVAAGVNFPARTIAFLNSDRFNGREFVPLTPTEFHQMTGRAGRRGMDNIGFAVLIPGKFMDTRLVAKLIHAPASDVYSQIKINFSMVLNLMLSHTPGEAKLLLEKSFATYLLTTKGRKKKFRRIFGDDPDILWREFLRHLDFLKEKEYVTEDDRLTADGRWASQLRIDHPLMVAEGFRLGLFPNTDPAILAGIMASFVNERETDDESIPPSEIPKPLLSRFKQIEQGLNPFLIELLRSGFDAPDLYFLPALTLYMWARGVPWEKVLDISGMAEGDQAMLILRTADNLRHIRNIGHVFPEAAETAITAIELILRDPVISTHDL